The proteins below are encoded in one region of Toxoplasma gondii ME49 chromosome IV, whole genome shotgun sequence:
- a CDS encoding hypothetical protein (encoded by transcript TGME49_319992): MLRQPTKSNRNGRRFWKVEFVLYPDGNGAAETYDADPNLFSEEVLRKIGAALQGPPTTLSQLITQCMPSDEDTNHIATYSAENLEDIAEGRTTCSLFAGLAPHGCHCQVTAWSEWTACDKQCSQRTARRSRSIQHAEAFIDPAVDCPPLTEERPCAGSTKIFQVNLPAGVSLGTEAQRAAQFEYCAPDLLATLAKVSQEAWQEKEGEEEEMKTDGKRGRNGGN, encoded by the exons ATGCTACGGCAACCTACGAAAAGCAATCGAAACG GACGCCGTTTCTGGAAAGTCGAATTTGTTCTCTACCCGGACGGAAATGGTGCTGCGGAAACGTACGACGCGGATCCTAACCTTTTCTCTGAAGAAGTGTTACGGA AGATCGGAGCCGCGCTGCAGGGGCCTCCAACGACGCTCTCGCAGCTGATAACTCAGTGCATGCCTAGCGACGAAGACACTAACCACATTGCCACCTATTCTGCCGAAA ATCTTGAAGACATCGCCGAAGGCAGGACAACATGCTCTTTGTTTGCAGGGCTTGCGCCTCACG GCTGCCACTGCCAGGTCACGGCATGGTCTGAgtggactgcatgcgacaaaCAGTGCTCGCAGAGGACCGCGAGGAGATCTCGTTCGATCCAG CATGCAGAAGCATTCATAGATCCCGCCGTCGACTGCCCGCCCCTAACAGAAGAGCGTCCCTGCGCTGGAAGCACAA AGATCTTCCAGGTGAACCTTCCAGCGGGCGTTTCGCTGGGAACGGAGGCTCAGCGAGCAGCGCAGTTTGAGTACTGCGCCCCCGACCTTCTAGCGACGCTTGCCAAAGTAAGTCAAGAAGCCtggcaagagaaagaaggagaggaagaagagatgaagaCAGACGGAAAACGGGgacgaaacggaggaaaCTAG
- the SUB10 gene encoding subtilisin SUB10 (encoded by transcript TGME49_319970~Gene product name based on ToxoDB Community Expert Annotation.~Predicted trans-membrane domain (TMHMM2.0):39-62), whose translation MASPTVPRRESVSRQGETGSRFPEDIFTKYPARNRHRLHGFSLCVVFACLAVFSSLSICPWVQSALSVSPDLDFSESVKTVRSFAQPESEHEEKAASSEDSHVENSDSSNSGSATKRRHAGILGFSFPTRTPPGDRAGEATWEGKADWTDEMTPPGDAESSVLASMVKKTSEKARVEMLSSAVTKNCPYEQPLRLLFADMHKKVEMKRGRDRSRRLDPTENIILRWDTECLGSLAGKLSASPDVLDPEERSPDEIHLFRSNRDSSFSARAFPQRPLDPSLTQPAVVFRKGVFYGDRVTNKKQIPEKSETSQAQVLAGRTLALSILAGALGVRVSTAGLRECSRDCSQAATETNIKESAEKGKGKGERRGKRTGEEVGRESNDEYKCTKSCERELERRFWSATVESLHATFYPLFHIDVLQITNLSGVLAQTRTDLERNSEYKKQWYHLSQVSDFSLGSDKAWAEMNYQSEENVPLVALLDTGCSKHEDYWDDSEGNARLWRNSQEDCSNNLDDDGNGYVDDCWGWNFAENNNDIFRDDSAHGTTMASLLVAKHTDSKRGVGIMKTGKIMCLKTGANNRVYASAVIAALQYAIINGAQISICAFTFSKKMDALESVFTSLEKHNHLVVASAGSGSCDLDADANCMLYPAAFRVPSLLVVGSSKLTGGPCCSSNWGKNTVHVFAPGNRLWTGTNVDHDAQTIKCTTCK comes from the exons ATGGCCAGTCCGACGGTTCCTAGGCGGGAGAGCGTCTCCCGACAAGGGGAGACGGGAAGTCGTTTTCCTGAGGACATTTTCACTAAATACCCCGCAAGAAACAGACATCGACTCCACGGTTTCTCGTTGTGCGTAGTGTTCGCGTGCCTTGCCgtgttttcgtctctctccatttgTCCTTGGGTGCAATCGGCGTTGTCAGTTTCGCCTGATTTAGACTTCTCTGAGTCCGTCAAAACCGTGCGCTCCTTTGCACAGCCCGAGAGTGAACATGAGGAGAAAGCTGCTTCTTCCGAAGATAGTCACGTAGAGAACTCAGATTCCTCAAACAGTGGCAGCGCTACAAAACGCCGTCATGCCGGAATTCTGGGTTTCTCGTTCCCCACAAGAACGCCCccgggagacagagcaggCGAGGCAACGTGGGAAGGGAAAGCAGACTGGACTGACGAAATGACACCACCAGGGGACGCAGAGAGTTCAGTCCTGGCGAGTATGGTGAAAAAAACATCAGAAAAGGCGAGGGTAGAAATGCTCTCGAGCGCCGTGACGAAAAACTGTCCGTATGAAcagcctcttcgcctcctctttgCTGACATGCACAAGAAAGTGGAA ATGAAGCGGGGAAGGGACAGATCACGCCGCCTGGACCCTACCGAGAACATCATTCTGCGCTGGGACACCGAGTGTCTTGGCAGTCTTGCTGGAAAACTGTCAGCTTCACCGGATGTCCTGGATCCTGAAGAGCGGTCACCTGACGAAATTCACCTGTTCAGGTCGAATCGGGActcgtccttctccgctCGTGCCTTTCCTCAGCGTCCACTCGATCCGTCGCTGACACAGCCCGCTGTTGTCTTTCGAAAGGGCGTGTTTTACGGCGATCGCGTGACAAACAAAAAGCAAATCCccgaaaaaagcgaaaccTCACAGGCTCAAGTTCTCGCTGGTCGCACCCTCGCTCTGAGCATCTTAGCTGGCGCTCTTGGGGTCAGAGTGTCCACCGCGGGGCTGCGAGAGTGCAGCCGAGACTGCAGCCAGGCTGCCACAGAGACCAATATTAAAGAaagtgcagagaaaggaaaagggaaaggcgaaagaagagggaaacgaaCAGGCGAAGAGGTTGGTCGGGAGTCGAACGACGAGTACAAGTGTACAAAGAGCTGTGAAAGAGAACTCGAGCGCCGGTTCTGGTCGGCTACCGTCGAGAGCTTGCACGCAACATTCTACCCGCTGTTCCACATCGATGTTTTGCAGATAACCAACCTTTCAGGTGTTCTGGCG CAAACACGAACGGATCTGGAGCGAAACTCCGAGTACAAAAAACAGTGGTATCACTTGAGCCAAGTCAGCGACTTCTCGCTCGGATCTGATAAAGCCTGGGCGGAGATGAATTATCAGTCAG AAGAAAATGTGCCACTCGTTGCCTTGCTCGACACCGGGTGCTCGAAGCACGAGGACTACTGGGATGACTCAGAAGGCAACGCTCGATTGTGGAGAAACTCCCAGGAAGACTGCTCCAACAATCTCGATGACGACGGTAATGGCTACGTCGACGACTGTTGGGGCTGG AATTTCGCCGAGAACAACAACGACATTTTCAGAGACGATTCGGCGCACGGCACAACCATGGCGTCTTTGCTGGTTGCCAAGCACACCGATTCGAAACGTGGAGTAGGCATCATGAAGACAGGGAAAATCATGTGCCTCAAAACGGGGGCGAACAATAGAGTGTACGCCAGCGCTGTGATCGCTGCTCTCCAGTACGCGATCATCAATGGCGCTCAAATCAGCATTTGTGCGTTCACGTTCTCCAA AAAAATGGACGCTCTAGAGTCTGTCTTTACATCGCTGGAAAAGCACAACCATTTGGTTGTTGCAAGTGCGGGATCAGGTTCCTGCGACCTCGATGCTGACGCTAACTGCAT GCTCTACCCTGCTGCGTTCCGAGTGCCGAGTCTTCTGGTCGTCGGATCGAGCAAACTGACGGGAGGCCCGTGTTGCTCGAGCAACTGGGGAAAAAACACCGTGCATGTTTTCGCACCAGGAAATCGTCTCTGGACTGGAACGAATGTGGACCACGACGCTCAAACGATCAAGTGCACGACATGTAAGTGA
- a CDS encoding hypothetical protein (encoded by transcript TGME49_319980) codes for MGLWEAGENESVDSNYENTSACDLDAADPGEDAGSEGKEKADSSSRQTHSPIGQESVHASAGSIRVSRKFPKAQNASDNADASTPASLEASDGEEAGSVQKASSVSSGSSEKARKSDGAAEPLEQGARPSSSAFSILKKSSTVSRRSSKLSVRFGETELSDEENSKSAGVVAALSSVMHDYRDAPEPSKTDNVSWSTSEATETQHTFQQLRQREKESVAAIDSTLQSLVVSSSGGSHARSSDASGITNLKSLSSTSEPVLSELTKKLQKRRKSE; via the coding sequence ATGGGTTTGTGGGAagctggagaaaacgagtcGGTGGACTCCAATTATGAGAacacctctgcatgcgatcTTGACGCCGCGGATCCCGGCGAGGATGCCGGTAGcgaggggaaggagaaagcagacagtTCTTCGAGACAAACACACTCACCAATTGGACAGGAAAGTGTGCATGCTTCTGCGGGTTCGATTCGGGTCTCTAGAAAGTTCCCGAAAGCGCAGAACGCCAGTGACAACGCGGATGCCTCGACCCCCGCTTCTCTGGAAGCTTCcgacggggaagaggcaggaTCGGTCCAGAAAGCTTCGAGTGTATCCTCAGGCAGTAGTGAAAAGGCTAGGAAAAGTGACGGTGCAGCAGAGCCCCTGGAACAGGGCGCTCGACCCTCGagctctgcgttttccatCTTAAAGAAGTCCTCAACTGTCAGCAGACGGTCTTCCAAGCTCTCTGTGCGCTTCGGAGAAACCGAACTATCTGACGAGGAGAACTCGAAGTCGGCAGGCGTTGTCGCTGCGCTCAGCAGCGTTATGCACGACTACCGAGATGCACCTGAGCCTTCGAAAACCGACAATGTGTCGTGGAGTACTTCAGAGGCCACAGAAACTCAGCACACTTTTCAGCAactgcggcagagagagaaggaatcGGTAGCAGCGATCGATTCTACCCTGCAGTCGCTAGTCGTCAGCTCCAGCGGGGGCTCACATGCGAGGTCGAGTGATGCATCGGGAATCACAAACCTAAAATCCCTGTCCTCCACGTCAGAACCTGTTCTGTCGGAACTCACAAAAAAACTGCaaaaacggaggaagagtGAGTGA
- a CDS encoding hypothetical protein (encoded by transcript TGME49_319960~Predicted trans-membrane domain (TMHMM2.0):126-149) has protein sequence MRQFSFCALRPLSLNLSSWFSPRQQRVPITSLPSFSFVRSFTQSSTKKFSASSLNAGSHRSRLSVARPPNSLLSKSTASSPSSASPSRASSSPRERSVPFFSLSAARRSFWFAGFSTPQAGQKKSRAIGVAFLTVVFTMPSLCVYFGCTPALLNWWMQTYRLIEYPPQADPRIIPAILGDREPPARSEDSERNTNR, from the coding sequence ATGAGGCAGTTCAGCTTTTGCGCTCTCAGGCCGCTGAGCCTGAACCTGTCGTCTTGGTTTTCCCCCAGACAGCAGCGCGTCCCGATCACCTCGctcccttctttttccttcgtgAGATCTTTTACGCAGTCTTCGACAAAGAagttttctgcgtcttctctcaaCGCAGGCTCCCACCGTTCGAGGCTCTCCGTCGCCCGTCCACCTAACTCCTTGCTCTCCAAGTCcaccgcttcttctccgtcgtctgcttctccctcgcgcGCCAGTTCGTCTCCGCGGGAGCGTTccgttccttttttttctttgtcggCTGCGCGCCGTTCCTTTTGGTTTGCAGGCTTCAGTACGCCTCAGGCCGGACAGAAGAAGTCGCGAGCCATCGGTGTCGCTTTCCTCACCGTCGTCTTCACCATGCCTTCGCTCTGCGTCTACTTCGGCTGCACTCCTGCTCTGCTCAACTGGTGGATGCAGACGTACAGACTCATCGAGTACCCTCCGCAGGCAGATCCCCGCATCATTCCTGCCATCTTGGGCGACAGAGAACCTCCcgcaagaagcgaagactccgagagaaacacgaacCGATAA
- a CDS encoding hypothetical protein (encoded by transcript TGME49_319988~Predicted trans-membrane domain (TMHMM2.0):19-42), translated as MLFTSTTIVEDINLETFDTISTACLTIGVLVTAAALVVALILLATLTAKQKLLIVEKETLVEECKTSEWLSDQTRLFVQALLSGESALGSAAPSSLLGRPRSD; from the exons ATGCTCTTCACATCGACCACGATCGTTGAGGATATAAATCTGGAGACATTCGACACAATTTCGACAGCAT GTTTGACAATTGGAGTCCTCGTCACTGCCGCGGCTTTAGTCGTCGCGTTGATTCTCCTTGCCACTTTGACGGCAAAACAGAAGCTTTTGATTGTTGAAAAAGAGACTCTCGTGGAAGAATGCAAAACTTCTGAATG GCTCTCGGACCAGACCCGACTCTTTGTCCAGGCCTTGTTGAGCGGCGAAAGTGCGTTGGGGAGTGCCGCGCCTTCGTCATTGCTCGGTCGACCACGGAGCGACTAA